The genomic DNA TTTAAATTTTAGAGATATATTTTTTAATAATGCAATATTAATTAGTTAATAAAAAAGATTTTTTAAAATATCTATTCAAAAAAAATCAGTGAAAAATACTAAAAATATTTTAGTATTATATGATAATGTTTGTTTTAAGAAAAAATAATAAATCATCAAATAATATTGTTCTAACTATTGCATTATTAAATTATGTTTTTCAAAGTATATAATTATATATCCTTTTTATCAATTTTACCTATTAAAAATTCACAGATAAATTTTATTTATTACATCAACATCAGTAGAAGTTAAAAAGTAAAAATCTTAAAATCAAAAGTTCAGATTCTATCCATTACATTATTTTTAAAGTGTGTTTTATCATGATTATTTAATCTAAAAATGTAAATCATACTTATTTTATTCCAAAAATAAACCTAGTTAACTTAAATCGTTGACACAGTGCATAAAAACCAATAGATAACGATACAGTTAATATAAATATTAAGATCATCTGAATATAAATATTTGAAGTTATTTGTATTATATAAAAAGCAACTGCAACAAGTATTGATTCATGGAAAATATATATTGTAAAGGATGATTCAGACAAATATTGAAGGGTATTACTTGTTTTATTTAAAAACATTTTGCCTATTATTAATAATAAAAGAATACAAACCCAGCCATAAAATGCTTGATAATAAAAAGATATAGGTCCAAAAATACTTCCGAAATATATAGCTCCAATCACGAAAACAGCTGTCAATAATAAAGTTAATATTCCTAATAACCATTTATTTTTTTCAAGTTTCATCATAACATTATCATTTGACAAAACATAATATCCCAGTAAAAAGAAAGCAAAAGACATTCCAATACTTTTTCCTTCTCCACTACTAAGTATAGGATACAAAATAACTGGAATAATACCTAATAAAATTATTGTAAAAATTGAAAAGTCCTTATTACTTAAATCAATCTTATATTTTCTTAATAATAGAATAACTGGTACAGCTAAACATGAAACTATAAACAAAAACAAAATAAACCATGCTGGTCCAAGAGTTAAACCACCATCATATCCTGTAAGATCTGTAACCTTAAAAAAAAGAGGATAAAACTCTAAATAGTTAATTTGAATATTTTCATGAAATTTCAGCCCATAAAAAGACAAAATTGGATTTAAAAGAAACATTGCCGCTATAAATGGAATTAATAATCTTTGAACTCTTTCTTTAAGATATTCTCCGATACTTCTCTTTCTTAAAGAATAAAAAGAAGTTATTCCTGCAATAGTAAACAATAAAGGCATTAACCAAACTAAAAATAGTATAATTACATAAGTTAAAAAGTCATTGCTCCCCTGTTTTATATAATAGGGTAAAGTAGAATAAATTAAAAAGATATGTAGAATAATCACAAAAAAAATTGCTAATAGTCTTAAAACATCAAGATAATACTTTCTCATATTCTTCCCCATTATTATATGAAATCCATTATAATATATATAAAATAAATTATTATTTAAGAATTATATAAATATTTTTATTATTTAATAAAATCTCTGATTTTATATGTTTAAAAATATAGTCTATATCATTTATACAAATATCTTAAATATTGAATACTTTATATTTTAAATATTTCCATTTATCACTACTTGTTTTTATAAACAAAATGAATATTATACTAATTAACTTTAAAAAGTTTCAATAAAATTGAGAAAGAATTAAATATAGTATAAACAAAATAATAATTAGTATAAGTTAAGCTTATATAAGTTAGACTTATATTTAAAACATAAAGGAGTTTAATAAATGAAAATCGTAGAAATTTTTAAAGATGGATTAACATATCCATCAAATAATTGGCAAAATGTATTAATCTTAGGATTGTTAACTATAATAGCTAATATCGTTTTAGTTATTCCTGCTATTGGAATAAGCTTAAATAGTATTGGTTTTACTGGAATAGTACTTACTATAGTTTCTATTATAAGTTTTATAATAAATTTAATTATAATGGGATATAGTTTTAG from Methanobrevibacter arboriphilus JCM 13429 = DSM 1125 includes the following:
- a CDS encoding acyltransferase family protein, translating into MRKYYLDVLRLLAIFFVIILHIFLIYSTLPYYIKQGSNDFLTYVIILFLVWLMPLLFTIAGITSFYSLRKRSIGEYLKERVQRLLIPFIAAMFLLNPILSFYGLKFHENIQINYLEFYPLFFKVTDLTGYDGGLTLGPAWFILFLFIVSCLAVPVILLLRKYKIDLSNKDFSIFTIILLGIIPVILYPILSSGEGKSIGMSFAFFLLGYYVLSNDNVMMKLEKNKWLLGILTLLLTAVFVIGAIYFGSIFGPISFYYQAFYGWVCILLLLIIGKMFLNKTSNTLQYLSESSFTIYIFHESILVAVAFYIIQITSNIYIQMILIFILTVSLSIGFYALCQRFKLTRFIFGIK